In the genome of Oncorhynchus clarkii lewisi isolate Uvic-CL-2024 chromosome 22, UVic_Ocla_1.0, whole genome shotgun sequence, one region contains:
- the LOC139380226 gene encoding probable G-protein coupled receptor 34, with protein MRGRECATHECAAQAHSQRVKRNNIYNGHNSLGLRNRETDAMTTNFPANVTFFPFPKSSHSLIATETTFKNLLTATTPDPREHCQLDDSSLQIPLAVLYSVLFVLGLAGNILALWVFLYVHSKKNSVRVFLINVALADLLLVICLPFRVLYHSKGNHWDMGPTLCKVVGNLFYMNMYISITLLGLISVDRYLKIQRSVVGQYRLQATRWSSTVCGTIWILAFASVIPMILLSEGNEELNKCFQYKQRKHAQGKAYFNLFLVAVFWFVFVCLVVSYGKIALKLLRASRDKPDLPNATRYNRTARKSFFVLFLFTICFVPYHMVRVFYVVSQISETSCFWRGVVDQANEVVLLLSALNSCLDPMMYFLLSESVRKETLRLVNKMFRLSASGGSGSGSSVDCGRSLEEQPTVSFISNLRRKITVQPSLLQI; from the exons atgagagggagagaatgtgCCACACATGAATGTGCCGCACAAGCACATTCACAAAGAGTGAAGAGAAACAACATCTACAATGGTCACAATTCACTGG GACTAAGGAACAGGGAAACCGATGCTATGACAACCAACTTCCCTGCCAACGTCACATTCTTTCCCTTTCCCAAGTCCTCCCACTCACTCATTGCCACGGAGACTACCTTCAAGAACCTCTTGACCGCCACAACCCCCGACCCCAGGGAACACTGTCAACTTGACGACAGCTCCCTTCAGATCCCTCTAGCAGTCCTCTACTCTGTCCTATTCGTCTTGGGCCTGGCCGGCAACATACTGGCTCTCTGGGTCTTTCTATACGTCCACTCCAAGAAGAACTCTGTCCGAGTATTCCTCATCAACGTAGCGTTAGCCGACCTGCTACTGGTCATCTGTCTCCCATTCAGAGTCCTCTACCACAGTAAAGGGAACCACTGGGACATGGGCCCAACCCTCTGTAAGGTCGTGGGAAACCTCTTTTATATGAACATGTATATCAGTATCACCTTATTAGGGTTGATCAGTGTGGATCGCTATCTGAAGATCCAGCGTAGCGTCGTGGGGCAGTATCGCCTCCAGGCCACCAGATGGAGCTCCACCGTCTGTGGGACCATCTGGATCCTGGCCTTCGCCTCCGTCATACCCATGATCCTCCTCTCCGAGGGCAATGAGGAGTTGAACAA GTGTTTCCAGTATAAACAGAGAAAGCATGCGCAGGGGAAGGCCTATTTTAACCTCTTCCTGGTTGCTGTGTTCTGGTTTGTGTTTGTCTGCCTTGTGGTGTCTTATGGGAAAATTGCACTCAAGCTGCTGAGGGCGTCGAGAGATAAACCGGACCTCCCCAACGCGACCCGCTACAACCGTACTGCCAGGAAGTCCTTCTTCGTCCTCTTTCTGTTTACCATCTGCTTCGTCCCCTATCACATGGTCCGGGTGTTCTACGTCGTCTCCCAGATCAGCGAAACTTCCTGCTTCTGGAGGGGTGTGGTAGACCAAGCCAACGAAGTGGTGTTGCTACTCTCTGCCCTCAACAGCTGCCTAGACCCCATGATGTACTTCCTGTTGTCGGAGTCCGTGAGGAAAGAGACACTCCGATTGGTCAATAAGATGTTCCGACTGAGTGCCTCGGGTGGCAGTGGGAGTGGCTCCAGTGTGGATTGTGGGAGGAGCCTTGAGGAGCAGCCAACCGTTAGTTTCATCAGTAATCTAAGGAGAAAAATAACTgtccagccctccctccttcaGATATAA